The following proteins are encoded in a genomic region of Natronorubrum halophilum:
- a CDS encoding ester cyclase, whose product MTTEPKALVRRDPEEIWTAGNLDAIDELFADGFVLHDPSTDGESRGRDDYREYVETYRAAFPDVEYEVESIVAEGGIVALRYTAGGTHEGEFMGIAPTGERVSVSGMEQYRVEDGRIVEMWTSYDALGLFQQLGVVPPLEELGDGASPEA is encoded by the coding sequence ATGACGACAGAACCGAAAGCACTGGTGCGACGCGATCCGGAGGAGATCTGGACGGCGGGGAATCTCGACGCCATCGACGAACTCTTTGCGGACGGCTTCGTCCTGCACGATCCGTCGACTGACGGCGAATCCCGAGGACGCGACGATTACAGGGAGTACGTCGAAACGTATCGAGCGGCGTTTCCGGACGTCGAATACGAGGTCGAATCGATCGTCGCCGAGGGCGGTATCGTCGCGTTGCGATACACTGCCGGCGGCACCCACGAGGGCGAGTTCATGGGAATAGCGCCGACCGGCGAACGCGTCTCGGTGTCGGGGATGGAGCAGTATCGCGTCGAGGACGGGCGGATCGTCGAGATGTGGACGAGTTACGACGCACTCGGACTGTTTCAGCAACTCGGCGTCGTCCCTCCGCTCGAGGAACTCGGCGACGGCGCGAGTCCGGAGGCGTGA
- a CDS encoding universal stress protein, with protein sequence MVTHVLVPVDDSDRSMQAIEFACTEYPDARITALHVLDPGDFYAATGIEGGVMANYDEIQKHHETRSEELLERAREQAAEHGVEIETDHVVGGISRSIVDYAEDHDVDHIAIGSHGRTGASRILLGSVAETVARRSPVPVTIVR encoded by the coding sequence ATGGTAACGCACGTTCTCGTTCCAGTCGACGACTCGGACCGATCGATGCAGGCGATCGAGTTCGCCTGTACGGAGTATCCGGACGCCCGAATTACGGCGCTGCACGTCCTCGATCCGGGCGACTTCTACGCCGCGACGGGGATCGAAGGCGGCGTGATGGCCAACTACGACGAAATTCAAAAGCACCACGAGACCCGATCGGAGGAACTCCTCGAGCGGGCGCGCGAACAGGCCGCCGAGCACGGTGTCGAGATCGAAACGGACCACGTCGTCGGCGGTATCTCGCGGTCGATCGTCGACTACGCCGAGGATCACGATGTCGACCACATCGCGATCGGTAGCCACGGCCGGACGGGTGCGAGTCGAATTCTACTCGGTAGCGTGGCAGAGACGGTCGCTCGGCGCTCCCCGGTTCCGGTGACGATCGTTCGGTGA
- a CDS encoding HAD family hydrolase has translation MTITTVLFDLDDTLYPYPPCKEAGMDAARATARDRGYDFDREAFEEFYRTGRREVKRELVGTAATHERFLYFKRALEERTGEPRAGDALALGEAFWEGYVDEMALFPNVEETLETLQDAGVDVAIVTNLTTRIQLEKIDRLGLEPYIDLLLTSEETGREKPGSVMFALPLARLESRPSEAVMVGDNVEADVVGGNAAGLETVLFNGGDGDGADVDLEGRRAPDHRMDAFGDLTEVVL, from the coding sequence ATGACCATCACGACCGTGTTGTTCGATCTCGACGACACGCTCTATCCGTACCCGCCGTGCAAGGAGGCGGGGATGGACGCGGCTCGAGCGACCGCCCGCGACCGGGGCTACGATTTCGACCGGGAGGCGTTCGAAGAATTCTACCGGACCGGCCGTCGGGAGGTAAAGCGCGAACTCGTCGGAACGGCCGCGACTCACGAGCGGTTTCTGTACTTCAAGCGCGCGCTCGAGGAACGGACGGGCGAACCCAGAGCCGGCGACGCGCTGGCGCTGGGCGAGGCGTTCTGGGAGGGCTACGTCGACGAGATGGCCCTCTTTCCGAACGTCGAGGAGACGCTCGAAACGCTGCAGGACGCGGGAGTCGACGTCGCCATCGTCACGAATCTCACGACGCGCATCCAACTCGAGAAGATCGATCGGCTCGGACTCGAGCCGTACATCGACCTGCTGTTGACCTCCGAGGAGACGGGCCGAGAGAAACCGGGTTCGGTCATGTTCGCGCTGCCCCTGGCGCGCCTCGAGTCTCGACCGTCGGAGGCGGTCATGGTGGGCGACAACGTCGAGGCGGACGTCGTGGGCGGCAACGCCGCGGGGCTCGAAACGGTGTTGTTCAACGGCGGTGACGGCGATGGCGCCGACGTGGACCTCGAAGGCCGCCGAGCGCCCGACCACAGGATGGATGCATTCGGCGATCTAACGGAGGTGGTACTGTGA
- a CDS encoding MFS transporter, protein MGTDERRQVDESLRTEGPNAPARRWLPRRLRNRSAITEENRKWWVVAATGLAMVLVTIDFNGITVALPTIGRDLGTSTTGLQWTINAYLLSFAASMVAFGRLADIFGRRRILLVGIGIFTGASALCGLAQTDWWLIGARVVQGVGAAGFFAASLPIVSNAFPKEERGKGIAMWAAVSGLGLAVGPLVGGFLTETLSWRWFFFFNVPVAAIMVVITLAVVRESRDETVEDHVDLVGLVTVTAALVALVLGIQQSDTLGWTSPFVIGSVAGSVVLFALFAFVESRVDDPLIDLGLFINRSYLGANAVGFTSNFGIGALLFFLTLYLQNVLGYSPMRTGLVFVVFTVPLVIFETKSNEIADRVGPRSAMAGGMAVMTGAFLLLTLTTPTSGPLLMLVALAIMGVGLGVAYSVSSTAGMAAVDDSKAGAASGILGMVRILGVVFGIAIGGALFKALETRRLATLLGNAGATLDAADRAEIRGLLSGSSAAEAKLSRIAPEAAGEIHRVVREAFVYSFDGVMILCLIVSVVGVLGALLVSETASQSDRGDEGEPENPRQ, encoded by the coding sequence ATGGGAACAGACGAGCGACGGCAAGTGGACGAATCGTTACGGACCGAGGGGCCGAACGCGCCGGCGCGGCGCTGGCTGCCGCGGCGACTCCGCAACCGATCGGCGATCACCGAGGAGAACCGAAAGTGGTGGGTGGTCGCCGCGACGGGTCTGGCAATGGTGCTCGTCACGATCGACTTCAACGGGATCACGGTCGCGCTCCCGACTATCGGCCGAGATCTCGGCACCTCGACGACGGGGTTGCAGTGGACGATCAACGCCTATCTGCTCTCCTTTGCGGCGTCGATGGTCGCCTTCGGTCGGCTGGCCGACATCTTCGGTCGACGCCGAATACTCCTCGTCGGGATCGGCATCTTTACCGGCGCGTCCGCGCTGTGCGGCCTCGCCCAGACCGACTGGTGGCTCATCGGTGCGCGCGTCGTTCAGGGAGTCGGTGCCGCTGGATTCTTCGCGGCCTCGCTGCCGATCGTCAGCAACGCCTTCCCGAAGGAAGAGCGCGGGAAGGGGATCGCGATGTGGGCCGCCGTCAGCGGACTGGGGCTCGCCGTCGGGCCGCTCGTCGGCGGCTTCCTCACCGAGACCCTCTCGTGGCGGTGGTTTTTCTTTTTCAACGTCCCGGTCGCGGCGATTATGGTCGTCATCACGCTCGCGGTCGTCCGCGAGTCGCGCGACGAGACCGTCGAGGATCACGTCGATCTCGTCGGTCTGGTCACCGTCACCGCCGCGCTCGTGGCGCTGGTGTTGGGCATTCAACAGAGCGACACGCTCGGATGGACGTCCCCGTTCGTGATCGGGTCCGTAGCCGGTTCGGTCGTCCTGTTCGCGCTGTTCGCGTTCGTCGAATCGCGCGTCGACGATCCGTTGATCGATCTCGGGTTGTTCATCAACCGCAGCTACCTCGGCGCGAACGCGGTCGGGTTCACGTCCAACTTCGGAATCGGGGCGCTGCTGTTCTTCCTCACGCTGTACCTCCAGAACGTGCTCGGCTACTCGCCGATGCGCACGGGACTCGTGTTCGTCGTGTTCACCGTACCGCTGGTCATCTTCGAAACGAAATCGAACGAGATAGCCGACAGGGTCGGCCCGCGGTCGGCGATGGCGGGCGGAATGGCGGTCATGACGGGCGCGTTTCTGCTGTTGACCCTGACGACGCCGACGAGCGGACCGCTGCTCATGCTCGTCGCGTTGGCGATCATGGGCGTCGGGCTCGGCGTGGCCTACTCCGTCTCGAGCACGGCGGGCATGGCGGCGGTCGACGATTCGAAAGCCGGCGCGGCCTCGGGAATCCTGGGTATGGTCCGGATTCTGGGCGTCGTCTTCGGCATCGCGATCGGCGGTGCGCTGTTCAAGGCGCTCGAGACGCGGCGGCTCGCGACGCTGCTCGGCAACGCCGGTGCCACGCTCGACGCGGCCGACCGGGCGGAGATCCGCGGGTTGCTCTCGGGCTCGAGCGCCGCCGAGGCGAAGCTGAGTCGGATCGCGCCCGAAGCCGCCGGGGAGATCCATCGCGTGGTTCGCGAGGCGTTCGTCTACAGCTTCGACGGGGTGATGATTCTCTGTCTGATCGTCTCGGTCGTCGGGGTGCTCGGCGCGTTACTCGTGTCCGAAACCGCGTCGCAGTCGGACCGGGGCGACGAAGGCGAACCGGAGAACCCTCGGCAGTAA
- a CDS encoding methyltransferase family protein gives MSDALTAATFVAGVGIALTNLAGVVASALGFADYWPPGERDWRYYAHWGLSHALNVVVLALVYLDWNSLGLPRGPLLAAGAVLFVAGYAVAIAAGLDLGVEETKGLSGELRTGGWYRYSRNPQYVGYVVATTGFALLANSTLVAVVCTVYLGWWLALPFAEEPWLCEEYGEGYQRYAERVPRFVGRKTVHALADRDATSASS, from the coding sequence GTGAGCGACGCATTGACGGCGGCGACGTTCGTCGCCGGCGTCGGTATCGCACTGACGAACCTCGCGGGCGTCGTCGCCAGCGCGCTCGGATTCGCGGACTACTGGCCGCCGGGCGAGCGGGACTGGCGGTACTACGCCCACTGGGGGCTGTCGCACGCGCTCAACGTCGTCGTGCTCGCCCTCGTCTATCTGGACTGGAACAGCCTCGGCCTGCCGAGAGGTCCCTTGCTCGCCGCCGGCGCGGTGCTGTTCGTCGCCGGCTACGCCGTCGCCATCGCGGCCGGACTGGACCTCGGCGTCGAGGAGACGAAGGGGCTGTCAGGCGAATTGCGAACCGGCGGCTGGTATCGGTACTCGAGAAATCCGCAGTACGTCGGTTACGTCGTCGCGACGACCGGCTTCGCCCTGCTGGCGAACTCGACGCTCGTGGCCGTCGTCTGTACGGTCTACCTGGGCTGGTGGCTCGCGCTACCGTTCGCCGAGGAACCCTGGCTGTGCGAGGAGTACGGCGAGGGCTACCAGCGCTACGCCGAGCGGGTACCCCGATTCGTCGGGAGGAAGACGGTCCACGCGCTTGCCGATCGCGACGCGACGAGTGCGTCGAGCTGA
- the thrS gene encoding threonine--tRNA ligase, with protein MSESDPQSEERIVVVLPDGSELEVPSDATVEDCAYEIGPGLGRDTVAGKLDGELVAKEAPVYDGVDLEIVTDQSDEYLRVMRHSASHCLAQAVERHYDDVDLAIGPPTDDGFYYDFDNLDIDEEDLADLEAEIEEIIAEDYEIEREEVSIEEAEERLADEPYKLELLEELAEEGQQVTFYSQGEWEDLCAGPHVTSTGEIGVVELLEIAGAYWRGDEENTMQTRIYGTAFEDESDLEAFLERQQEAEKRDHRKIGNEMNLFSIQDVTGPGLPLYHPPGKTVLKELEDFVEDLNQDAGYDYVETPHVFKTDLWHRSGHYQNYADDMFIFDVGDDEFGLKPMNCPGHAAIFQDQSWSYRDLPIRYAENGKVYRKEQRGELSGLSRVWAFTIDDGHLFIRPDQIEREVEEIMDMITEVLETFDLEYEMALATRPEKSVGSDEIWEKAEEQLENVLEKRNLDYELEEGDGAFYGPKIDFAFEDAIGRSWDGPTVQLDFNMPDRFDLSYVGEDNEEHEPVMIHRALYGSYERFFMMLIEHYEGRFPLWLAPEQVRVLPISDNNLGYAYRVANEFDDFRVEVDDRDSTLERKIRAAHDDRVPYQIIVGDNEEDDGNISVRDRFEDQEYDVEIEDFKAHLEAERDDQRTEPDFLKD; from the coding sequence ATGTCAGAATCAGATCCCCAGTCGGAAGAACGGATAGTAGTCGTACTGCCGGACGGGTCCGAACTCGAGGTCCCGTCCGACGCGACGGTCGAAGACTGCGCCTACGAGATCGGCCCCGGCCTCGGCCGCGACACAGTCGCCGGGAAACTCGACGGCGAACTCGTCGCGAAGGAAGCGCCAGTCTACGACGGCGTCGACCTCGAGATCGTTACCGATCAGTCCGACGAGTACCTCCGGGTCATGCGTCACTCGGCCTCGCACTGCCTCGCCCAGGCCGTCGAGCGCCACTACGACGACGTCGACCTCGCCATCGGTCCGCCGACGGACGACGGCTTCTACTACGACTTCGACAACCTCGACATCGACGAGGAAGACCTCGCCGACCTCGAGGCCGAAATCGAGGAGATCATCGCCGAGGACTACGAGATCGAGCGCGAGGAGGTCTCGATCGAGGAGGCCGAGGAGCGACTCGCCGACGAGCCCTACAAGCTCGAACTCCTCGAGGAACTCGCCGAGGAAGGCCAGCAGGTCACCTTCTACAGTCAGGGCGAGTGGGAGGACCTCTGTGCCGGCCCCCACGTCACTTCGACGGGCGAAATCGGGGTCGTCGAACTGCTCGAGATCGCGGGTGCCTACTGGCGCGGCGACGAGGAAAACACGATGCAGACGCGGATATACGGCACCGCCTTCGAGGACGAGAGCGATCTCGAGGCGTTCCTCGAACGCCAGCAAGAGGCCGAGAAGCGCGACCACCGGAAGATCGGCAACGAGATGAACCTGTTCTCGATTCAGGACGTCACCGGCCCCGGACTGCCGCTGTATCACCCGCCGGGGAAGACGGTGCTCAAGGAACTCGAGGACTTCGTCGAAGACCTCAATCAGGACGCGGGCTACGACTACGTCGAGACGCCCCACGTGTTCAAGACGGACCTCTGGCACCGCTCGGGTCACTACCAGAACTACGCCGACGACATGTTCATCTTCGACGTCGGCGACGACGAGTTCGGCCTGAAGCCGATGAACTGTCCCGGTCACGCCGCGATCTTCCAGGACCAGTCCTGGAGCTACCGCGACCTCCCCATCAGGTACGCCGAGAACGGCAAGGTGTATCGGAAGGAACAGCGCGGCGAACTCTCCGGTCTCTCGCGGGTCTGGGCCTTCACGATCGACGACGGCCACCTGTTCATTCGGCCCGACCAGATCGAGCGCGAGGTCGAGGAGATCATGGACATGATCACGGAGGTCCTAGAGACGTTCGACCTCGAGTACGAGATGGCCCTCGCGACGCGCCCCGAGAAGTCGGTTGGCAGCGACGAGATCTGGGAGAAGGCGGAGGAGCAACTCGAGAACGTCCTCGAGAAGCGCAACCTCGACTACGAACTCGAGGAGGGCGACGGCGCGTTCTACGGGCCGAAGATCGACTTCGCGTTCGAGGACGCCATCGGCCGCTCGTGGGACGGTCCGACGGTCCAGTTGGACTTCAACATGCCCGACCGGTTCGACCTCTCCTACGTCGGCGAGGACAACGAGGAACACGAGCCGGTGATGATCCACCGCGCGCTCTACGGCAGCTACGAGCGGTTCTTCATGATGCTCATCGAGCACTACGAGGGTCGCTTCCCGCTGTGGCTCGCCCCCGAGCAGGTCCGCGTGCTCCCCATCTCGGACAACAACCTCGGCTACGCATACCGGGTCGCCAACGAGTTCGACGACTTCCGCGTCGAGGTCGACGACCGGGACTCGACGCTCGAGCGCAAGATCCGCGCGGCCCACGACGATCGGGTGCCCTACCAGATCATCGTCGGCGACAACGAGGAAGACGACGGCAACATCTCGGTGCGCGACCGCTTCGAGGACCAGGAGTACGACGTCGAAATCGAGGACTTCAAGGCCCATCTCGAGGCCGAACGCGACGACCAGCGGACGGAACCGGACTTCCTGAAGGACTGA
- a CDS encoding phosphoribosyltransferase family protein, producing the protein MNRAEKAALQLRAVDVLRMLKETRTYDELAETTGLPAGDLNRYVNGHVLPGTERAREVVEELGRAALSEELEARIRVDDEGYVDNSAAVFDQPFLDLVAPVVANGFDFDRPDVVLTAATDGITLAASLASYYGTRCAYAKKRKETAVEEFIEARERLQSGIELTYYLPESAIDEGESVLVVDDLIRSGETQELLLDIVGTADADVAGVFALIAAGEDGIRRARERTDAPIGALTTV; encoded by the coding sequence ATGAACAGAGCCGAGAAGGCGGCCCTCCAGTTGCGGGCCGTCGACGTGTTGCGGATGTTAAAGGAGACGCGAACCTACGACGAACTCGCCGAGACGACGGGCCTACCGGCGGGCGATCTCAACCGGTACGTCAACGGACACGTCCTCCCGGGCACCGAACGCGCCCGCGAAGTCGTCGAGGAGCTGGGTCGGGCGGCGCTGAGCGAGGAACTCGAGGCCCGCATCCGAGTCGACGACGAGGGCTACGTCGACAACAGCGCGGCCGTCTTCGACCAGCCGTTTCTCGACCTCGTCGCGCCCGTCGTGGCTAACGGGTTCGACTTCGACCGCCCCGACGTGGTGCTGACCGCCGCAACCGACGGGATCACGCTCGCCGCTTCGCTCGCGAGCTACTACGGGACTCGGTGTGCCTACGCGAAAAAGCGCAAGGAAACCGCCGTCGAGGAGTTCATCGAAGCGCGCGAACGCCTCCAGTCGGGGATCGAACTCACCTACTACCTCCCCGAGTCGGCCATCGACGAGGGAGAATCGGTGCTCGTCGTCGACGACCTCATTCGCTCGGGCGAGACCCAGGAACTCTTGCTCGATATCGTCGGGACCGCGGACGCCGACGTCGCCGGCGTCTTCGCACTCATCGCGGCCGGCGAAGACGGTATTCGGCGCGCGCGAGAGCGAACCGACGCACCGATCGGCGCGCTCACGACCGTCTGA
- a CDS encoding arsenate-mycothiol transferase ArsC, giving the protein MTDTETHVALVCVQNAGRSQMATAYAEREREARGLTDDVVIHSGGTHPADAVHDVVREAMADVDIDLSDRLPQEISEDTLESCDYVATMGCSTLDLEADTDVRDWDLPDPHGQDLETVHEIREDVKARVGALFDEIEAARDG; this is encoded by the coding sequence ATGACCGACACCGAGACGCACGTCGCACTCGTCTGTGTCCAGAACGCCGGTCGAAGCCAGATGGCGACGGCCTACGCCGAACGCGAACGCGAAGCGCGCGGGCTGACCGACGACGTGGTGATTCACTCCGGCGGTACGCACCCCGCCGACGCCGTCCACGACGTCGTCCGCGAGGCGATGGCGGACGTCGATATCGATCTCTCCGATCGCCTTCCGCAGGAAATCTCCGAGGACACCCTCGAGTCCTGTGACTACGTCGCGACGATGGGCTGTTCGACGCTCGACCTCGAGGCGGACACCGACGTCCGCGACTGGGATTTGCCGGATCCACACGGCCAGGACCTCGAGACCGTCCACGAGATTCGCGAGGACGTGAAGGCGCGCGTCGGCGCGCTGTTCGACGAAATCGAAGCAGCGCGAGACGGTTGA
- the pdhA gene encoding pyruvate dehydrogenase (acetyl-transferring) E1 component subunit alpha: MPRSQVAAFSVDRVQILDQEGRVDESLEPDIDDDRLLEWYRTMKRSRRLDRRVIALQRRGELGTYAPATGQEAAQVGSTAALSADDWTVPAFREHPSALARGLSEQGIFEYAMGLEEGGEPPDDVPIMPPSIAVGTQPLHAAGIGWAEAMNESESVALTYFGDGATSEGEVYEAMNLAGVYESQTVFFCQNNQYAISTPLSKQTRAATLAQKAIAAGIEPIQVDGNDILGVYAVTQKALERARRGVPTLIEATTYRREMHTTADDPSVYRTVEEEEEWEPLDPILRFERYLRDRGILDDEAVAEIEAEIERGLEEALEAARETAENADPADMFDTAYGDPPAYLERQREAFVEGSGLEVAPATETDRQRGDGGSSTAASEPAEGVDRLNMVEAIRETLRAELERDEDVLVYGQDVGVDGGVFRATQGLLDTFPGRVYDAPVAEAGIVGLGVGLAAAGYRPVAEIQFAGFAFQAFSQIHQHVSRIRSRSRGKLTCPMVVRAPYGLGVKALEHHSESYEAGYAHIPGLKVAIPSTARDAAGLLRAAIRDPDPVLFFEPMPLYRAARRPIPGDHVTPLGEARVVEEGTDITVVTWGAMVRDVDGAAANVDASVEVIDLRTISPLDTETVLESVRKTGRCVIVHEAPRTGGFGAEIAARIADEAIWSLEAPIERVGGYDVPVPLFGREDAYRPDEDRIRAAIERVESA, from the coding sequence ATGCCACGATCGCAGGTCGCCGCGTTCTCGGTCGATCGCGTCCAGATTCTCGATCAGGAGGGTCGCGTCGACGAGTCGCTCGAGCCCGATATCGACGACGACCGGCTGCTCGAGTGGTACCGGACGATGAAACGCTCCCGACGCCTAGATCGACGGGTGATCGCCCTCCAGCGGCGGGGCGAACTGGGGACGTACGCCCCCGCGACGGGCCAGGAAGCCGCGCAGGTGGGGAGCACCGCGGCTCTCTCGGCGGACGACTGGACGGTCCCCGCGTTCCGCGAACACCCATCCGCGCTCGCCCGCGGGCTCTCCGAACAGGGCATCTTCGAGTACGCGATGGGGCTCGAGGAGGGCGGCGAACCGCCGGACGACGTGCCGATCATGCCGCCGTCGATCGCCGTCGGCACGCAGCCGTTACACGCCGCGGGAATCGGCTGGGCCGAAGCGATGAACGAGAGCGAGTCGGTCGCGCTGACGTACTTCGGAGACGGAGCGACCAGCGAGGGCGAGGTGTACGAGGCGATGAACCTGGCGGGCGTCTACGAGTCCCAGACGGTCTTTTTCTGTCAGAACAACCAGTACGCGATCTCGACCCCGCTGTCGAAACAGACGCGGGCCGCGACGCTCGCTCAGAAGGCCATCGCCGCGGGTATCGAACCGATTCAGGTCGACGGCAACGATATTCTGGGCGTCTACGCGGTCACGCAGAAGGCGCTCGAGCGCGCTCGACGCGGCGTTCCGACGCTGATCGAGGCGACGACCTATCGCCGAGAGATGCACACCACCGCGGACGATCCGTCCGTCTACCGCACCGTCGAGGAGGAAGAAGAGTGGGAGCCGCTCGATCCGATCCTGCGATTCGAGCGCTACCTCCGCGACCGCGGCATCCTCGACGACGAAGCGGTCGCGGAGATCGAAGCCGAGATCGAGCGGGGCCTCGAGGAAGCGCTCGAGGCAGCCCGAGAAACCGCCGAAAACGCCGATCCCGCGGATATGTTCGACACCGCGTACGGCGACCCGCCGGCGTACCTCGAGCGCCAGCGCGAGGCGTTCGTCGAGGGGTCGGGTCTCGAGGTTGCACCCGCGACGGAAACGGACCGTCAGCGCGGCGATGGCGGGTCGTCGACGGCCGCGTCGGAACCCGCCGAGGGGGTCGACCGATTGAACATGGTCGAGGCGATCCGCGAGACGTTGCGGGCGGAACTCGAGCGCGACGAAGACGTCCTCGTCTACGGACAGGACGTCGGCGTCGACGGCGGCGTCTTCCGGGCGACGCAGGGGTTGCTCGATACGTTCCCCGGACGCGTCTACGACGCGCCGGTCGCGGAAGCGGGGATCGTCGGTCTGGGCGTCGGCCTCGCGGCGGCGGGCTACCGGCCGGTCGCCGAGATCCAGTTCGCCGGCTTTGCCTTTCAGGCGTTTTCCCAGATACACCAGCACGTCTCGCGGATCCGGAGTCGTTCGCGCGGAAAACTCACGTGCCCGATGGTCGTCCGTGCGCCCTACGGGCTGGGTGTGAAGGCGCTGGAGCACCACTCCGAGAGTTACGAGGCCGGATACGCCCACATTCCCGGACTCAAGGTTGCGATTCCGTCGACCGCCCGAGACGCGGCCGGACTGCTCCGGGCCGCGATACGGGATCCGGACCCCGTGTTGTTCTTCGAGCCGATGCCGCTGTACCGGGCCGCTCGTCGGCCGATTCCCGGGGACCACGTCACTCCTCTCGGCGAGGCACGCGTCGTCGAGGAGGGGACCGACATCACCGTCGTCACGTGGGGTGCGATGGTCCGCGACGTCGACGGCGCGGCCGCCAACGTCGACGCCTCCGTCGAGGTGATCGATCTCCGGACGATCAGCCCGCTGGACACCGAAACCGTTCTCGAGTCGGTTCGGAAGACCGGTCGCTGCGTGATCGTTCACGAGGCCCCGCGAACGGGCGGCTTCGGCGCCGAGATCGCGGCTCGGATCGCCGACGAGGCGATCTGGTCGCTCGAGGCACCGATCGAGCGCGTCGGCGGCTACGATGTCCCGGTTCCCCTCTTCGGTCGAGAGGACGCGTACCGACCCGACGAGGACCGAATTCGAGCGGCCATCGAGCGGGTCGAGTCAGCGTAA
- the glmS gene encoding methylaspartate mutase subunit S — translation MTNTVILGVIGSDAHVVGITILEQALEAAGFDVVNLGVQSSQPEFVDAATAHDAEAVLVSSLYGHAEQDCEGLHEEMADADLEDVTTYIGGNLAVGQDDFDETRKLFREMGFDRVFDSKTDPEDAIEALRADLDIHSTETDRESQTVSA, via the coding sequence ATGACGAACACAGTCATCCTCGGCGTGATCGGTTCCGACGCGCACGTCGTCGGAATTACCATCCTGGAACAGGCGCTGGAGGCCGCCGGCTTCGACGTCGTCAACCTGGGAGTGCAAAGCTCTCAGCCGGAATTCGTTGACGCCGCAACGGCTCACGACGCCGAAGCCGTACTCGTTTCCTCGCTCTACGGCCACGCCGAGCAGGACTGTGAGGGACTCCACGAGGAGATGGCGGACGCCGACCTCGAGGACGTCACGACGTACATCGGCGGCAACCTCGCCGTCGGACAGGACGACTTCGACGAGACCCGCAAACTGTTCCGTGAGATGGGCTTCGACCGGGTCTTCGACTCCAAAACCGATCCCGAAGACGCGATCGAAGCGCTTCGAGCCGATCTGGACATTCACTCCACGGAAACCGACCGGGAGAGCCAGACCGTCTCGGCGTAA
- a CDS encoding helix-turn-helix domain-containing protein, with the protein MKYLDVRLYQPDRMLHPMQRFIREEDAVRYEELRTWNIAGREDGLEYELFYAEADREPYETAIEAVDSVRWYDLTPIDDESFYVYICQETREADVRWREAFAALDLVVVPPVIYDAEAAFYMTVVGAGEDLRAMLEGLPDEIDVTVRAIGEYDRRHAALGGDLTERQLEAVETAADVGYYEVPREAGVDAVAERLDCASSTAATLLQKAQSRVMGRLVRRRGRGAFGTETGADDD; encoded by the coding sequence ATGAAGTACCTCGACGTCCGCCTCTACCAGCCCGATCGAATGCTTCACCCGATGCAGCGGTTCATCCGCGAGGAGGATGCGGTCCGCTACGAGGAACTCCGAACCTGGAACATCGCCGGCCGCGAGGACGGCCTCGAGTACGAACTGTTCTACGCGGAAGCCGACCGCGAACCATACGAGACGGCGATCGAGGCCGTCGACTCGGTCCGCTGGTACGACCTGACGCCGATCGACGACGAGTCGTTTTACGTCTACATCTGCCAGGAGACGCGCGAAGCGGACGTCCGCTGGCGCGAGGCGTTCGCTGCACTCGATCTCGTCGTGGTTCCACCGGTGATCTACGACGCCGAGGCCGCGTTCTACATGACCGTCGTCGGCGCCGGCGAGGACCTGCGGGCGATGCTCGAGGGATTGCCCGACGAGATCGACGTCACCGTCCGGGCGATCGGCGAGTACGACCGCCGCCACGCGGCGCTCGGTGGCGATCTGACGGAGCGACAACTCGAGGCCGTCGAAACCGCGGCCGACGTCGGCTACTACGAGGTGCCCCGCGAGGCGGGCGTCGACGCGGTCGCCGAGCGACTGGACTGCGCCTCGAGTACGGCCGCGACGCTCCTCCAGAAGGCCCAATCCCGCGTGATGGGGCGTCTCGTCCGTCGGCGCGGTCGCGGAGCGTTCGGAACGGAGACGGGAGCGGACGACGACTAA